The following is a genomic window from Polaribacter atrinae.
TAACTTGGTCTATGTAACTTGGATGGATAAAATAGCAACAACTCATTGGGCTCACTTAACAAAAGAGAACCCTTTACCACAATATGTTTGGGTGGTAATGAGGCATGAAATAGATTATTTAAAACAAGCAAATTTAGGAGATAAGATAACTGTAAAAACATGGGTAGGAGAAACCAAAGGGATTACTTCTGTACGTTTTATGGAGTTTTATAAGGAAGATCTGTTGTTGGTAAAAGCCAAAACAATATGGGCAATGTTAGATTCTAAAACATTTAAACCAGCAAGAATTAGAGAAAATGTTTTAAAAGTATTACAACCTCCTAAATAAAAGTATCTTTGCACAAAATTAAGATACAAAATGGCAACTTTTTCTTCCTTAGGAATTACCAAAGATTATATACAAGCAATTAAAGAATTAGGGATATCTACGCCTTCAGAAATTCAAGAGAAAGCGATTCCGATTTTATTGGATTCGCCAACAGATTTTATTGGTTTAGCACAAACTGGTACAGGTAAAACGGCAGCTTTTGGTTTGCCAATTCTACATCATATAGATGCGAGTTCAGACAATATACAAGCATTAATTTTATCGCCAACAAGAGAGTTGGTACAGCAAATAAAAAAGCAATTATTTAAATTTACGAAGTTTAGTGAAGATAAAATTTTTGTAGAAGCTGTTTTTGGTGGAGAAAAGATTGATAGACAAATGAACAATCTTAAGAGAACCACACATATTGTTGTGGCTACTCCTGGTAGATTAATCGATTTAATAGAAAGAGGAAACATTGATATCAGTCATGTAAAAACAGTTGTTTTAGATGAAGCTGATGAAATGTTAAGCATGGGGTTTAAACAAGATTTAAATAGAATCTTAAAGTTTACCACAGAAGGTGATAGAAAAACATGGTTGTTTTCTGCAACAATGCCAGAAGAAATAAAAAGAATTGTTAAGACTTACATGGATGCTAATGCGCCTAGAGTAGAAATTAATAGAAGTTCTTTGGTAAATGCTAATATTCGTCATCACTTTGCTAAAACTACTTTAAAAGAAAAAGCTGCAGATATTGTAACTTTCTTAGAAAAGAGACAAGACCAAAGAGGAATCATTTTTTGTAGAACAAAAGCTGGTGCACAGAATTTAGCGGCACTTTTAATTGAAGAAGGTTTTTCTACAGCGGCATTAGAAGGAGATATGCAACAAAAAGAACGCGATAAAGTAATGCGTGCTTTTAAGAAAGAAAGCTTACAATATTTGGTTTCTACTGATGTTTCTGCACGTGGAATTGATGTTAGTGGTTTAGAGTTTGTAATTCACCATCAATTACCAGAACAATTAGAATACTACACCCACAGAAGTGGAAGAACTGCAAGAGCAGGAAAAACAGGAGTTTCAATTGCTTTTATTTTACCTTCAGAAATCGTGAGAATTCATGAAATTCAGAAGGAATTAAATATTAAGTTTTCTGAAGTAACCGTATAATATTTATTACCTAAACCGAAGTTTTTAGTAGAAAAACTTCGGTTTTATACTATTTTCATAACTAAATTGATGTAAATGGAACTCATTTATATTTTAGATATATTAGGAACCTTTGCTTTTGCCATTAGTGGTGCTTTAGTAGCTTCTGATAAAAAGTTCGATTTATTTGGGGTACTCATAATTGCCTTTGTAACTGCAGTTGGTGGTGGTATGTTACGAGATGTTTTAATAGACGCACATCCTATAAATTGGATTGGAGATTTAAACTATTTATACACCATTTTTGCGGCTGTTATTTTTACGTTTCTTTTTAAAAGTAAAATTACCTATTTAAGCAAAACAATGTTTTTGTTTGACACCATTGGTATTAGTGTTTTTACGTTACTTGGTTTAGAAAAAGGTTTGGCTTATGATCTACACCCAATTATTGCTCTTATTATGGGGATGATTTCTGCTGTATTTGGTGGCGTTTTACGTGATGTATTAACTAATAAAATTCCATTAATTTTCGAAAAAGAAATTTATGCTTCTGCTTGTTTGTCAGGTGGAATTGTATATTTAATTTTAAATCAATTTAACGTTCCAGAAAACATCATATTTGTAATTTCTGCAGCTGTGGTAGCGGCTATTCGGGTTATTGCAGTAAGATTTCATTTGCAATTGCCTAAAATTAAAGACGATTTATTTACTAAAAAATAAGGGATGAAGTCATTAGAGTTTATAGATTTTGAAGACTTTAAAAAGATAAAAGGACAGCAGCTTCCTGTTGGAGATTGGTATACAATTACTCAGCAAATGATTGATGATTTTGCAAATGCTACTTTAGACAAGCAATGGATTCATGTAGATAAAAATCGCGCAGCAAAAGAGAGTCCTTTTAAAACTACTATTGCACATGGTTTTATGTCTGTTGCTATGATTTCTAAATTACTAGAAGATTCTTTTTCTATAAAAAGTATAAGAATGGGCTTAAATTATGGGTTGAATAAAGTCCGTTTTCCAAGTCCTGTTCTTGTAAATAGTCAATTAAGAATGATTGCTGTTGTAAAAGAAATTGAAGAAATGGCTAACAACGGAATTAAAGTAACCTTTTCTTGTACTATAGAAATTAAGGGCGAAGAAAAACCTGCTTGTGTTGCTGAGTTTCTTGCTGCTTTTTTTGAATAAAAATAAACGATCTAAAAAGTAGCACCCTTTTTTACTTAAGAGTAGATGATTGGTCAACTACGTTAAAATTCCATCATCTGCACATTTTTTAGAAAACCAAAAAAGAAAGACAGAAAACAACGGAATAATTATCAGCATAGAGTATTCTAAAGTTCCGTACCATTCTCTACCTGGATTTATAAATAGATTATAGGTAGTTTGTATAGTAACTGCTATTAATCCTATTAAAAAAAAGGTCTTGGCTAATT
Proteins encoded in this region:
- a CDS encoding acyl-CoA thioesterase — encoded protein: MDNVFTLTITVSPDDIDNLQHVNNLVYVTWMDKIATTHWAHLTKENPLPQYVWVVMRHEIDYLKQANLGDKITVKTWVGETKGITSVRFMEFYKEDLLLVKAKTIWAMLDSKTFKPARIRENVLKVLQPPK
- a CDS encoding DEAD/DEAH box helicase, whose translation is MATFSSLGITKDYIQAIKELGISTPSEIQEKAIPILLDSPTDFIGLAQTGTGKTAAFGLPILHHIDASSDNIQALILSPTRELVQQIKKQLFKFTKFSEDKIFVEAVFGGEKIDRQMNNLKRTTHIVVATPGRLIDLIERGNIDISHVKTVVLDEADEMLSMGFKQDLNRILKFTTEGDRKTWLFSATMPEEIKRIVKTYMDANAPRVEINRSSLVNANIRHHFAKTTLKEKAADIVTFLEKRQDQRGIIFCRTKAGAQNLAALLIEEGFSTAALEGDMQQKERDKVMRAFKKESLQYLVSTDVSARGIDVSGLEFVIHHQLPEQLEYYTHRSGRTARAGKTGVSIAFILPSEIVRIHEIQKELNIKFSEVTV
- a CDS encoding trimeric intracellular cation channel family protein; the encoded protein is MELIYILDILGTFAFAISGALVASDKKFDLFGVLIIAFVTAVGGGMLRDVLIDAHPINWIGDLNYLYTIFAAVIFTFLFKSKITYLSKTMFLFDTIGISVFTLLGLEKGLAYDLHPIIALIMGMISAVFGGVLRDVLTNKIPLIFEKEIYASACLSGGIVYLILNQFNVPENIIFVISAAVVAAIRVIAVRFHLQLPKIKDDLFTKK
- a CDS encoding MaoC family dehydratase — translated: MKSLEFIDFEDFKKIKGQQLPVGDWYTITQQMIDDFANATLDKQWIHVDKNRAAKESPFKTTIAHGFMSVAMISKLLEDSFSIKSIRMGLNYGLNKVRFPSPVLVNSQLRMIAVVKEIEEMANNGIKVTFSCTIEIKGEEKPACVAEFLAAFFE